In a single window of the Caulobacter soli genome:
- a CDS encoding S1C family serine protease — MLKARKYEMFAKARRPKASRGHEILAYPDSEAGGATFVFDPGEAPYCVVPPSEDSLLDAYSNAVVRAVEVVGPSVVRIHPMMEDPRIQGVGSGFAIAANGLILTNSHVVQGASRFVVITAEGRSVTARCVGDDPDTDLALLQLDPRLDLPVAKLGNSKALRRGQLVIAIGAPLGFEATVTTGVVSAMGRSLRGERGRLIEDLIQTDAALNPGNSGGPLVSSSGEVVGIATAVIAGFQGLCFAVASNTASFVIAELIAHGHVRRGSIGLVAQQAPIPPGLARATGVTQGYAVFVAQVDPGGPAAKAGVREGDLLISAGGAPLTGLDDLLRALDNHSIDRAAPFVLIRQGKLMTVTITPRARKRG, encoded by the coding sequence GTGTTGAAAGCGCGCAAATACGAGATGTTCGCCAAGGCGCGACGGCCCAAGGCCTCGCGTGGGCACGAGATTCTCGCCTATCCGGACTCTGAAGCCGGGGGCGCCACCTTCGTGTTCGACCCCGGCGAGGCCCCGTACTGCGTGGTCCCGCCGTCGGAAGACAGCCTGCTGGACGCCTATTCCAACGCCGTGGTCCGCGCCGTCGAGGTGGTCGGTCCCAGCGTCGTGCGCATCCATCCGATGATGGAGGACCCGCGCATCCAGGGCGTCGGCTCGGGCTTCGCCATCGCCGCCAACGGCCTGATCCTGACCAACAGCCACGTGGTGCAGGGCGCCAGCCGCTTCGTGGTCATCACCGCCGAGGGCCGCAGCGTCACGGCGCGCTGCGTGGGCGACGATCCCGACACCGATCTCGCCCTGCTGCAGCTAGATCCGCGCCTGGACCTGCCCGTGGCCAAGCTGGGCAACTCCAAGGCCCTGCGGCGCGGCCAGCTGGTGATCGCCATCGGCGCCCCGCTGGGCTTCGAGGCGACGGTGACCACCGGCGTGGTCTCGGCCATGGGCCGGTCCCTGCGCGGCGAGCGCGGCCGGCTGATCGAGGACCTGATCCAGACCGACGCCGCCCTCAATCCGGGCAACAGCGGCGGGCCGCTGGTCAGCTCGTCCGGCGAGGTGGTGGGCATCGCCACCGCGGTGATCGCCGGCTTCCAGGGCCTGTGCTTCGCCGTGGCCTCCAACACCGCCAGCTTCGTGATCGCCGAGCTGATCGCCCATGGCCACGTGCGGCGCGGCTCGATCGGCCTGGTCGCCCAGCAGGCCCCGATCCCGCCCGGCCTGGCCCGCGCCACCGGCGTCACCCAGGGCTATGCGGTGTTCGTCGCCCAGGTCGATCCAGGCGGCCCCGCCGCCAAGGCCGGGGTGCGCGAGGGCGACCTGCTGATCAGCGCCGGCGGCGCGCCGCTGACCGGCCTGGACGACCTGCTGCGCGCGCTCGACAACCACAGCATCGACAGGGCCGCGCCCTTCGTCCTGATCCGCCAGGGCAAGCTGATGACGGTGACGATTACCCCGCGCGCCCGCAAGCGTGGTTAA
- a CDS encoding MaoC family dehydratase — protein MPGLFLEDLSVGQSAELVRTVAETDIVAFADVTGDTNPVHLDADYAATTPFGERIAHGMLSAGYISAVLGTSLPGPGAVYLSQSLAFKRPVKIGAEVTARVTVTAIDEARARVTLATACLVGGKTVVDGEAVVMVPRKAA, from the coding sequence ATGCCGGGACTGTTTCTCGAGGATCTCAGCGTCGGCCAGTCGGCCGAACTGGTCCGCACCGTGGCTGAAACCGACATCGTCGCCTTCGCCGACGTGACGGGCGACACCAATCCCGTGCACCTGGACGCCGACTACGCCGCCACCACGCCGTTTGGCGAGCGCATCGCCCACGGCATGCTGTCGGCCGGCTACATCTCGGCGGTGCTGGGCACGTCCCTGCCCGGCCCCGGCGCGGTCTATCTGTCGCAATCCCTGGCCTTCAAGCGTCCGGTGAAGATCGGCGCCGAGGTCACCGCCCGCGTCACCGTCACGGCCATCGATGAGGCCAGGGCCCGCGTCACCCTGGCCACCGCCTGCCTGGTGGGCGGCAAGACCGTGGTCGACGGCGAGGCCGTGGTCATGGTCCCCCGAAAAGCCGCATAA
- a CDS encoding YadA-like family protein codes for MRNFKVKLAVGCSAMVLAFGAAQAFADDTVLGTGASATGGNSTAIGSNANATGGGYGVALGADTVASGDHAIAQGHSTQATGNDSIAIGAHDTASGQSSTVIGSRSSVTGDRSTVLGANSSAAGTNSVVLGANSSTAENNVVSVGSASNQRRVTNLADGTNANDAVNLGQLQNATGGLLDTANAYADTAATQALATSKTYTDTKAAATLTAANAYTDWKVDGFTSQFDNRLNKVSDRLDGVGAMSSAMAMMAGNSAGAAAGLTNRLSMAVGGYRGQAAIAAGYTHSTRAISVNLGVSATGRDVMSGGSLGFAW; via the coding sequence GTGCGTAATTTCAAGGTTAAGCTCGCCGTGGGTTGCTCGGCGATGGTTCTGGCGTTCGGCGCTGCTCAAGCGTTCGCCGACGACACCGTTCTGGGCACCGGCGCGAGCGCCACGGGCGGCAATTCGACGGCGATCGGCTCGAACGCCAACGCCACGGGCGGCGGCTATGGCGTCGCGCTCGGCGCCGACACCGTCGCCAGCGGCGACCACGCCATCGCCCAGGGCCACTCGACCCAGGCGACCGGCAACGACAGCATCGCCATCGGCGCCCACGACACCGCCAGCGGCCAGTCCTCGACCGTGATCGGCAGCCGCTCCAGCGTGACCGGCGACCGCAGCACCGTGCTGGGCGCCAACTCGTCGGCCGCCGGCACGAACAGCGTCGTGCTGGGCGCCAACTCCAGCACCGCCGAGAACAACGTCGTCTCGGTGGGGTCGGCCAGCAATCAGCGCCGGGTCACCAACCTGGCCGACGGCACGAACGCCAATGACGCGGTGAACCTGGGCCAACTGCAGAACGCCACCGGCGGTCTGCTGGACACGGCCAACGCCTATGCCGACACGGCCGCGACCCAGGCCCTGGCCACGTCCAAGACCTATACCGACACCAAGGCCGCCGCGACGCTGACCGCCGCCAACGCCTATACCGACTGGAAGGTCGACGGCTTCACCAGCCAGTTCGACAACCGCCTGAACAAGGTGTCCGACCGCCTGGACGGCGTGGGCGCGATGAGCTCGGCCATGGCGATGATGGCCGGCAACAGCGCCGGCGCGGCGGCGGGCCTGACCAACCGCCTGTCGATGGCGGTCGGCGGCTATCGCGGCCAGGCGGCCATCGCGGCCGGCTACACCCACAGCACCCGCGCGATCAGCGTCAACCTGGGCGTCTCGGCCACCGGTCGCGACGTGATGAGCGGCGGCAGCCTCGGCTTCGCCTGGTAG
- a CDS encoding bifunctional riboflavin kinase/FAD synthetase, giving the protein MGLKTIHGWKNLSDSERGACVALGNFDGVHRGHQQVIAQAAKAAQDAKAPLGVVTFDPHPRRLFRPSEPAFKLMTHNQQARALEALGVDLLYLLPFDFEMASFNDREFVEKVLVGGPNGQGLGVKHVAVGFDISFGRGRTGSAELMKAYGAEYGFSVSTAEPVANRDGEKFSSTGVRDALREGHPEGAARILGRPFAIEGVVRRGQQLGRTLGFPTANVEVEDYVVPRLGVYATRTRLPDGREVPGVANLGNNPTTGEVETRLETWLFDFDEDLYGQVIETDLIAFLRPELKFDSIELMVEQILRDEQAARAIVAPAF; this is encoded by the coding sequence ATGGGCCTGAAGACGATCCACGGCTGGAAGAACCTGTCCGACAGCGAGCGCGGCGCCTGCGTGGCCCTGGGCAATTTCGACGGCGTGCATCGCGGCCACCAGCAGGTGATCGCCCAGGCCGCCAAAGCCGCCCAGGACGCCAAGGCCCCGCTGGGCGTGGTCACCTTCGATCCGCACCCGCGCCGCCTGTTCCGGCCCAGCGAGCCAGCCTTCAAGCTGATGACCCACAACCAGCAGGCCCGCGCGCTGGAGGCCCTGGGCGTGGACCTGCTGTACCTGCTGCCGTTCGACTTCGAGATGGCCAGCTTCAACGACCGCGAGTTCGTCGAGAAGGTGCTGGTCGGCGGCCCCAATGGTCAGGGATTGGGGGTGAAACACGTCGCCGTGGGCTTCGACATCTCGTTTGGCCGGGGCCGCACCGGCAGCGCCGAGCTGATGAAGGCCTATGGCGCGGAATACGGCTTCTCGGTCTCGACCGCCGAGCCGGTCGCCAACCGCGACGGCGAGAAGTTCTCGTCCACCGGCGTGCGCGACGCCCTGCGCGAGGGGCATCCCGAAGGCGCGGCGCGGATCCTGGGCCGGCCGTTCGCCATCGAGGGCGTGGTCCGCCGCGGCCAGCAGCTGGGCCGGACGCTGGGCTTCCCCACGGCCAATGTCGAGGTCGAGGACTATGTGGTGCCGCGCCTGGGCGTCTACGCCACCCGCACCCGCCTGCCCGACGGCCGCGAAGTGCCGGGCGTGGCCAATCTGGGCAACAACCCCACCACCGGCGAGGTCGAGACCCGGCTGGAGACCTGGCTGTTCGACTTCGACGAAGACCTCTATGGCCAAGTCATCGAAACCGACCTGATCGCCTTCCTGCGCCCGGAACTGAAGTTCGACAGCATCGAGCTGATGGTCGAGCAGATCCTGCGGGATGAGCAGGCGGCCCGGGCGATCGTGGCGCCGGCGTTTTAG
- the lspA gene encoding signal peptidase II — MKITRLGWTAYLIAAITIVLDQISKAWILSTLGTAPGASQHVVGPFYLTLVHNLGMSFGLFRGSELSRWLLTLFSAVVVVGLAVWARKAVKPLMAGGIGLIIGGAFGNNLIDRVRYGYVVDFIDVSRLHFPWVFNVADSAISVGVCLLLLDSFLSEEKNLANPDGHGL; from the coding sequence ATGAAAATCACCCGCCTCGGCTGGACCGCCTATCTGATCGCCGCGATCACCATCGTGCTGGACCAGATCAGCAAGGCCTGGATCCTTTCCACTCTGGGAACCGCGCCCGGCGCCAGCCAGCACGTGGTCGGCCCCTTCTACCTGACCCTGGTCCATAACCTGGGCATGAGCTTTGGCCTGTTCCGGGGCTCGGAGCTTTCCCGCTGGCTGCTGACCCTGTTCTCGGCCGTCGTGGTGGTGGGCTTGGCCGTCTGGGCGCGCAAAGCGGTCAAGCCGCTGATGGCCGGCGGCATCGGCCTGATCATCGGCGGGGCGTTCGGCAACAACCTGATCGACCGCGTCCGCTACGGCTATGTCGTCGACTTCATCGACGTCTCGCGCCTGCACTTCCCCTGGGTGTTCAACGTCGCCGACTCGGCGATCAGCGTCGGGGTGTGCCTGCTGCTGCTGGACAGCTTCCTCTCGGAAGAAAAAAACCTCGCCAATCCAGACGGTCACGGGCTGTAG
- the ileS gene encoding isoleucine--tRNA ligase, with amino-acid sequence MADDATTARDYRETVFLPDTPFPMRGGLPKKEPEILEGWAALSDKGLYGAVRAARQAAGAPLFVLHDGPPYANGAIHIGHALNKTLKDFVVRSRFALGYDVDYVPGWDCHGLPIEWKIEEEFRAKGRRKDEVPAAEFRKRCREYAAGWIEAQKVEFQRLGVLGDWWNRYATMDYGSEATIVAEFHKFATSGQLYRGSKPVMWSPVERTALADAEIEYHDHVSPTVWVKFPVKAYDEDRYAVSGNAAGDNVFRLPPNDASVVIWTTTPWTIPANRAISFNPKVEYGLYEVEAMEENLEFAPWSKVGDRLIVADKLAEDVRKAAKVASWRRAEPVDPTGLICAHPLAQFDEGYGFDVPLLAGDHVTDDAGTGFVHTAPGHGADDYLVWLKSGYALDSIPDTVDPDGAYFPHVPLFAGLKVIETEGKKAGKFGAANGAVMDKLIEAGNLLARGRVEHSYPHSWRSKAPVIFRNTPQWFIRMDQAVPSLGGKTLREVAVQAIADTAFHPDAGRNRIGAMVETRPDWLISRQRAWGTPLAMFVDKETGVPLMDEAVNRRILDAIQDGGSDAWFELPDSHFLGDRDPAQFEKVIDILDVWFDSGSTHAFTLEGRNDSRSPADLYLEGSDQHRGWFQSSLLESCGTRGRAPYKGVLTHGFTQDENGEKMSKSKGNTVEPQTITKESGAEILRLWAAMVDYSEDQRIGKTILATTTDAYRKLRNTTRYLLGALAGFDEAERVTGYADFPPLEKYILHRLWELDGQVKAAYEAYRFSDVIRPLIDFCQGDLSSLFFDIRKDSLYCDAPTALRRRAYRTVLDYVFERLTVWLSPLTSFTMEEAWTTRFPDAGSNVLRVMPETPAAWRNDAEAARWAKVETVTSVVTSALEVERRDKRIGSALEAAPVVHIADADLLAAFDGLDAAEVFRTSAATLVADEAAGAFALDEVKGVAVEVPLADGKKCARSWRILPEVGTDPRYPELSLRDAEAVAWWDAQHT; translated from the coding sequence ATGGCCGACGACGCCACGACCGCCCGCGACTACCGCGAAACCGTCTTCCTTCCCGACACCCCGTTCCCGATGCGCGGCGGCCTGCCCAAAAAGGAACCCGAGATCCTGGAAGGCTGGGCGGCCCTGTCCGACAAGGGCCTGTACGGCGCGGTGCGCGCCGCGCGCCAGGCCGCCGGCGCCCCGCTGTTCGTGCTGCACGACGGCCCGCCCTACGCCAATGGCGCGATCCACATCGGCCACGCCCTGAACAAGACGCTGAAGGACTTCGTGGTCCGCAGCCGCTTCGCCCTGGGCTACGACGTCGACTACGTGCCCGGCTGGGACTGCCACGGCCTGCCGATCGAATGGAAGATCGAGGAAGAGTTCCGCGCCAAGGGCCGCCGCAAGGACGAGGTGCCCGCCGCCGAGTTCCGCAAGCGCTGCCGCGAATACGCCGCCGGCTGGATCGAGGCCCAGAAGGTCGAGTTCCAGCGCCTGGGCGTGCTGGGCGACTGGTGGAACCGCTACGCCACCATGGACTACGGCAGCGAGGCGACGATCGTCGCCGAGTTCCACAAGTTCGCCACCAGCGGCCAGCTCTATCGCGGCTCCAAGCCCGTGATGTGGAGCCCGGTCGAGCGCACGGCCCTGGCCGACGCCGAGATCGAGTACCACGACCACGTCAGCCCGACCGTCTGGGTAAAGTTCCCGGTCAAGGCCTATGACGAGGACCGCTACGCCGTGTCGGGCAACGCGGCCGGCGACAACGTCTTCCGCCTGCCGCCCAACGACGCCAGCGTCGTGATCTGGACCACCACCCCGTGGACCATCCCGGCCAACCGGGCGATCAGCTTCAACCCCAAGGTCGAGTATGGCCTCTACGAGGTCGAGGCCATGGAGGAGAACCTGGAGTTCGCCCCGTGGTCCAAGGTCGGCGATCGCCTGATCGTCGCCGACAAGCTGGCCGAGGACGTGCGCAAGGCCGCCAAGGTCGCGTCGTGGCGCCGGGCCGAGCCGGTCGATCCGACCGGCCTGATCTGCGCCCACCCCCTCGCCCAATTCGATGAAGGTTACGGCTTCGACGTCCCCCTGCTGGCCGGCGACCACGTGACCGACGACGCCGGCACCGGCTTCGTCCACACCGCCCCGGGCCACGGCGCCGACGACTATCTGGTCTGGCTGAAGAGCGGCTACGCGCTGGACTCCATCCCCGACACCGTCGATCCCGACGGCGCCTATTTCCCGCACGTGCCGCTGTTCGCGGGCCTGAAGGTCATCGAGACCGAGGGCAAGAAGGCCGGCAAGTTCGGGGCCGCCAACGGCGCGGTGATGGACAAGCTGATCGAGGCCGGCAACCTCTTGGCGCGCGGCCGCGTCGAGCACAGCTATCCGCACAGCTGGCGCTCCAAGGCCCCGGTGATCTTCCGCAACACCCCGCAATGGTTCATCCGCATGGACCAGGCCGTGCCCTCGCTGGGCGGCAAGACCCTGCGCGAGGTGGCGGTCCAGGCCATCGCCGACACCGCCTTCCACCCCGACGCCGGCCGCAACCGCATCGGGGCCATGGTCGAGACGCGTCCGGATTGGCTGATCAGCCGCCAGCGCGCCTGGGGCACGCCCCTGGCCATGTTCGTCGACAAGGAGACGGGCGTTCCGCTGATGGACGAGGCGGTCAACCGCCGCATCCTGGACGCCATCCAGGACGGCGGCAGCGACGCCTGGTTCGAGCTGCCCGACAGCCACTTCCTGGGCGACCGCGATCCGGCCCAGTTCGAGAAGGTCATCGACATCCTCGACGTCTGGTTCGACAGCGGCTCGACCCACGCCTTCACCCTGGAAGGCCGCAACGACAGCCGCTCCCCGGCCGATCTGTACCTGGAAGGCTCCGACCAGCACCGTGGCTGGTTCCAGTCGTCGCTGCTGGAGAGCTGCGGCACGCGCGGCCGCGCGCCGTACAAGGGCGTCCTGACCCACGGGTTCACCCAGGACGAGAACGGCGAGAAGATGTCCAAGTCCAAGGGCAACACCGTCGAGCCCCAGACCATCACCAAGGAAAGCGGCGCCGAGATCCTGCGGCTGTGGGCGGCGATGGTCGACTATTCGGAGGACCAGCGGATCGGCAAGACGATCCTGGCCACCACCACCGACGCCTATCGCAAGCTGCGCAACACCACCCGCTACCTGCTGGGCGCCCTGGCCGGCTTCGACGAGGCCGAACGGGTCACCGGCTACGCCGACTTCCCGCCGCTGGAGAAGTACATCCTGCACCGCCTGTGGGAGCTGGATGGCCAAGTGAAGGCCGCCTACGAGGCCTATCGCTTCAGCGACGTGATCCGGCCGCTGATCGACTTCTGCCAGGGCGACCTGTCCAGCCTGTTCTTCGACATCCGCAAGGACAGCCTCTATTGCGACGCGCCCACGGCCCTGCGCCGCCGGGCCTATCGCACGGTGCTGGACTATGTGTTCGAGCGCCTGACGGTGTGGCTGTCGCCCCTGACCAGCTTCACGATGGAAGAGGCCTGGACGACGCGCTTCCCCGACGCCGGCAGCAACGTGCTGCGGGTGATGCCGGAGACCCCGGCCGCCTGGCGCAACGACGCCGAGGCCGCGCGCTGGGCCAAGGTCGAGACCGTGACCTCGGTGGTCACCTCGGCCCTGGAGGTCGAGCGCCGCGACAAGCGGATAGGCTCGGCGCTCGAGGCCGCGCCGGTCGTCCACATCGCCGACGCCGACCTGCTGGCCGCCTTCGACGGCCTGGACGCCGCCGAGGTGTTCCGCACCAGCGCCGCGACCCTGGTCGCCGACGAGGCGGCGGGCGCGTTCGCGCTGGACGAGGTCAAGGGCGTGGCCGTCGAGGTCCCGCTGGCCGACGGCAAGAAGTGCGCCCGCTCGTGGCGCATCCTGCCGGAGGTGGGAACCGACCCCCGCTATCCGGAGCTTAGCCTGCGCGACGCCGAAGCGGTGGCGTGGTGGGACGCGCAACACACTTAA
- a CDS encoding TraB/GumN family protein, whose translation MTALGLMFFGSTALAQQAVDASGPIDLRKVDPEANLVEELVVNARLPGPAWWKVSDADTTVYVLGVPSMVPTDLKVDDSVFRRRVDGANVLIMGQEAEVSVVRVVGLAVGGKRLFISDKPMRQTLPPDLRARLEARLAVMKEKPDSMDEIKPAFAGFLVANAGEGGDVTISVGGVTSRIREIAKGKDLEKRPRIEDLPGYSLVGAVKSLATAPQPLQELCLDAGLRQAESGQGGIKVTAERWARGEVREVVSADRGFQRCLASTPAIAGQLRDGQADAVKAITAALKTPGKAVAVIELRSLLAEGGVLEQLRAKGFTVTTPGE comes from the coding sequence ATGACAGCGCTGGGCTTGATGTTCTTCGGCTCGACCGCCCTGGCCCAGCAGGCCGTCGACGCTTCCGGGCCGATCGATCTGCGCAAGGTCGATCCCGAGGCCAATCTGGTCGAGGAACTGGTGGTCAACGCCCGCCTGCCGGGCCCGGCCTGGTGGAAGGTCAGCGACGCCGACACCACGGTCTATGTGCTGGGCGTGCCGAGCATGGTTCCCACCGACCTGAAGGTCGACGACTCGGTGTTCAGGCGGCGGGTGGACGGCGCCAACGTGCTGATCATGGGCCAGGAGGCCGAGGTCAGCGTGGTGCGCGTCGTCGGACTGGCGGTGGGCGGCAAGCGGTTGTTCATCAGCGACAAGCCGATGCGTCAGACCCTGCCGCCGGACCTGCGCGCGCGGCTGGAGGCGCGGCTGGCGGTGATGAAGGAAAAGCCCGACAGCATGGACGAGATCAAGCCGGCCTTCGCCGGCTTCCTGGTGGCCAACGCGGGGGAGGGCGGCGACGTCACCATCAGCGTGGGCGGGGTGACCAGCAGGATCCGCGAGATCGCGAAGGGCAAGGATCTTGAGAAGCGGCCGCGCATCGAGGACCTGCCGGGCTACAGTCTGGTCGGGGCGGTCAAGAGTCTGGCCACCGCGCCCCAGCCGCTGCAGGAGCTGTGCCTGGACGCGGGCTTGCGCCAGGCCGAGAGCGGCCAGGGCGGGATCAAGGTCACGGCCGAGCGCTGGGCGCGCGGCGAGGTGCGCGAGGTGGTCTCGGCCGACCGCGGCTTCCAGCGCTGCCTGGCCTCGACCCCGGCCATCGCCGGTCAGCTGCGCGACGGGCAGGCCGATGCGGTCAAGGCGATCACGGCGGCGCTGAAGACGCCCGGCAAGGCGGTGGCGGTGATCGAGCTGCGGTCGCTGTTGGCCGAGGGTGGAGTGTTGGAGCAGCTGCGGGCCAAGGGGTTCACGGTGACGACGCCGGGAGAGTGA
- a CDS encoding TraB/GumN family protein: MRRLAILATAAALFTTPAHAQTAPGLDDPEANVVEALVVAAKLPGPAWWKISDGDTTIYMLGVLQALPQGQAWDTSVLDHRLDGAFAVILPPEGRAGIGDLPAALALRGKLKADAPLDASVGDLGPKLARARATLGKKPDAYNGWNPLGAGIMMAGDYRKSVRLEPAEPERAIGRLARKHGLKPKPAATYKVMPLVKTAVREHSREAGLICLEGVLDEINAGPEAARAAARAWTRGDVRGAIAGPRNFQRCLLALPGMADLERRGTQDEVEALAAAMKTPGHAVAVYGIRSLVARGGVLDLMRARGFVVSTPE, translated from the coding sequence ATGCGGCGACTGGCGATTCTGGCGACGGCCGCCGCCCTCTTCACCACCCCCGCCCACGCCCAGACCGCCCCCGGCCTCGACGACCCCGAGGCCAATGTCGTCGAGGCCCTGGTGGTGGCGGCCAAGCTGCCCGGTCCGGCCTGGTGGAAGATCTCCGACGGCGACACCACGATCTACATGCTGGGCGTTCTGCAGGCCCTGCCGCAGGGCCAGGCCTGGGACACCAGCGTGCTGGACCACCGGCTGGACGGCGCCTTCGCGGTGATCCTGCCGCCCGAGGGCCGGGCGGGGATCGGCGACCTGCCGGCCGCCCTGGCCCTGCGCGGCAAGCTGAAGGCCGACGCGCCGCTGGACGCCTCGGTCGGCGACCTGGGTCCCAAGCTGGCCCGCGCCCGCGCGACCCTCGGCAAGAAGCCCGACGCCTACAACGGCTGGAACCCGCTGGGGGCGGGGATCATGATGGCCGGCGACTATCGCAAGTCGGTGCGGCTGGAGCCGGCCGAGCCGGAGCGCGCCATCGGTCGCCTGGCCCGCAAGCACGGGCTCAAGCCGAAGCCGGCCGCGACCTACAAGGTCATGCCGCTGGTCAAGACGGCGGTGCGCGAGCACTCGCGCGAGGCCGGGCTGATCTGCCTGGAGGGCGTGCTCGACGAGATCAACGCTGGGCCGGAGGCGGCGCGGGCGGCCGCCCGGGCCTGGACGCGCGGCGACGTGCGCGGCGCGATCGCGGGGCCTCGGAACTTCCAGCGCTGCCTGCTGGCGTTGCCGGGCATGGCCGACCTCGAGCGCCGGGGCACGCAGGACGAGGTCGAGGCCTTGGCGGCGGCGATGAAGACGCCGGGGCACGCGGTGGCGGTCTACGGGATCCGCAGCCTGGTGGCGCGGGGCGGTGTGCTGGATCTGATGCGGGCGCGGGGGTTTGTGGTGTCGACGCCGGAATGA
- a CDS encoding TIGR01459 family HAD-type hydrolase, whose translation MTDLPTGLSTLTDRYDVLLCDVWGVIHNGVESFPEACQALVNWRANHGPVVLISNSPRPAVHVIEQLDRLGVPREAWSAFVTSGDATRVLLHERAPGPAWIVGPERDMTLYEGLGLETAGPEAAAFVAVTGMVDDENEVPDDYADHLAIAAGRGLTLICANPDRVVQRGSRLIYCGGSLADLYETLGGQVLMAGKPYAPIYDLALAEAETLLGKPVDRSRVLCIGDGVITDVKGAHDQGLACLFIAKGIHGEHAVGPDGRLDPTKVEGLLAAERVGATHAMGDLVW comes from the coding sequence ATGACCGATCTGCCCACTGGCCTCTCCACCCTCACCGACCGCTATGACGTGCTGCTGTGCGACGTCTGGGGCGTGATCCACAACGGGGTCGAGAGCTTCCCGGAGGCCTGCCAGGCCCTGGTGAACTGGCGGGCCAACCATGGGCCGGTGGTGCTGATCTCCAACTCGCCCCGGCCAGCCGTCCACGTGATCGAACAGCTGGATCGGCTGGGCGTGCCGCGCGAGGCCTGGAGCGCCTTCGTCACCTCGGGCGACGCCACCCGCGTGCTGCTGCACGAGCGCGCGCCCGGCCCGGCCTGGATCGTCGGCCCCGAGCGCGACATGACGCTCTATGAGGGCCTGGGCCTGGAGACCGCCGGTCCCGAGGCCGCGGCCTTCGTCGCCGTCACCGGCATGGTCGACGACGAGAACGAGGTCCCCGACGACTACGCCGACCACCTGGCCATCGCCGCCGGACGCGGCCTGACGCTGATCTGCGCCAATCCCGACCGGGTGGTGCAGCGCGGCTCGCGCCTGATCTATTGCGGCGGCTCGCTGGCCGACCTCTACGAGACCCTGGGCGGCCAGGTGCTGATGGCCGGCAAGCCTTATGCGCCGATCTACGACCTGGCCCTGGCCGAGGCCGAGACCCTGCTGGGCAAGCCGGTCGACCGCTCGCGGGTGCTGTGCATCGGCGACGGCGTGATCACCGACGTCAAGGGCGCCCACGACCAGGGCCTGGCCTGCCTGTTCATCGCCAAGGGCATCCACGGCGAGCACGCCGTCGGCCCGGACGGCCGCCTGGACCCGACCAAGGTCGAGGGCCTGCTGGCCGCCGAGCGGGTGGGCGCCACCCACGCCATGGGCGATCTGGTTTGGTAG
- a CDS encoding DUF3035 domain-containing protein: MSFYRVATLGVLASVAAMGLAGCQSTSKALGMSKVVPDEFRVVTKAPLVVPPDYSLRPPAPGEPRPQELQPESAARQALIGQSNAAGRSDGEKLLVAKAGVEKADPLIRFVVDDENGDLAHKDESFSQKVMFWKKGDKTAAPTASETGATDAAPVDAATEEARLKALTGNGTIVITREKESKIKLPGL; the protein is encoded by the coding sequence ATGAGTTTCTATCGGGTCGCGACCCTGGGCGTCTTGGCCTCCGTGGCCGCCATGGGCCTCGCCGGTTGCCAGTCCACGTCCAAGGCGCTGGGCATGAGCAAGGTTGTTCCAGACGAATTCCGCGTCGTCACCAAGGCGCCGCTGGTGGTGCCGCCCGACTACAGCCTGCGCCCGCCGGCGCCCGGCGAGCCGCGCCCGCAGGAACTGCAGCCTGAAAGCGCCGCGCGTCAGGCCCTGATCGGCCAGAGCAACGCCGCCGGCCGTTCGGACGGCGAAAAGCTGCTGGTCGCCAAGGCCGGCGTCGAGAAGGCCGACCCGCTGATCCGCTTCGTCGTCGACGACGAGAACGGCGACCTGGCCCACAAGGACGAAAGCTTCTCGCAGAAGGTGATGTTCTGGAAGAAGGGCGACAAGACCGCCGCCCCGACCGCCTCGGAAACCGGCGCCACCGACGCCGCCCCGGTCGACGCCGCCACCGAAGAGGCCCGCCTGAAGGCCCTGACCGGCAACGGCACGATCGTCATCACCCGGGAAAAGGAAAGCAAGATCAAGCTGCCGGGCCTGTAG